The Ciconia boyciana chromosome 7, ASM3463844v1, whole genome shotgun sequence region tggttgccagagaagactgaagcaaaaaagctgttgagtacctcagccttctcctcgtctgttgatactagCTCACCATTCTTGTTCACCAGTGgaggtatgctttctttaactttccttttctggttgctatacctgtagaagcctttcttgttattctttgcatcccttgccaagttcagctccagctgcgccttggccttcctcaccccatccctacacaagcaggcagcgtccctatactcttcccaggttacctgtccctgcttccactgcctgtgcagttccctcttgctctttagtttgaccagcatgtctcgactcagccatgctggtctcttcccttccttgcctgatttcctgcatctggggactgagaggTCTTGCGCTTTATGgaagcatccttaaagatctgccagctctgttctgctcctctgTCCCTGAGAACTGTTTCCCAaggggtcctactgactaactccttgaagagatGGAAGCgtgctttcctaaaattcagggtcctgactatactccttgcctgtcccatatccctcaggactgtgaactccaccaatgcgtgatcactgcagcctaggctgcctccaatcttgatgtcactgatgagctcacttgcattggtgaccatcaggtccagtattgcatcccctcgGGTAGGGGTGTCTATTTTCAGTCACTGCAATAGTGGCATGGGCTTCTGAACTGAACAAACCTGCTGGTACTAAACCCAGTTAATGCCTGCTGTGAGCAAAACTGCATGAGCCCAAGTCCAGTGTTGCaacctgcagcacagcagggagggcagcacaGATTCCCCCCCTACAAAGGGTGAAAGCTGAAGGCCTGGTACTCCCCAGGGGACACTAAGAGCTCTGCAAATGGCAAACTGCAGTGGTAACCACAGCAAGAGTGAAAGGagggaaatttttcttttttttcctgaattcctACTATCAGTAAACACCACAGGGAGgaatctgctgcttctctgtgtcACCCTGGTCAGGTTGATCCATCATGCCAGTGTTATCGTGCTGTctgcaaaattaatatttcagctAAACCCCCTGAAGCCTTCACTCTACGTGAAGGCTCAGCTCTGTCAGGGCCAAGGCTTACTTCCACAGACACAGCAGTTTTGGTTTCCCATGAGCTTCTAGCTAGCACTCAGGAGCCAACTCAAGAAAAGCATACAAAATAAGCAGGACTGCAGCTGTACCTTCACGTtcaccagcagctcccacagGTTGCGAGGGGGCATCACGATAGTGGTGTTCAGCTCGATGACGTAGCACTTATCCAGCGTTATGTCATGATAAGCTGTCAGACCCTGCATTCCAAGCAGAGAAATTAAGGAATTGAGCCCTTTGCAATGAAACGGGGCTGTGAAGATGGGTGAAAAGAGGGAACTCAGGGAAGACAGGAAACTGCTTTAAGCAACAAACCTGTCCCAGGACCTCCCTACCAAACAAGACGAGCAGGTTGGAAAATCTCAGAGACGGCCTTGGGAAGGAGGACAGCTCAGTAACAAGATCATTGTAGACACATGTGACAACAGCGATAGCGCTAGGCCATGAGCACCGTGCTGGTAcaccccagctcagccctgtgCTATGCCCCTAAAGGCCCCAAGAGCTTCTTACTCGCTGAAAATCGTGGATGATATCCGCAGGGTCGCTCCCTCCAAACTGGGGGACTGGGACGTTGATCTGCTCGTAGTTCTCCTCAATGTAAATCTTGACGTCTTCGTGCAACTCCAGCTGTCCTTTGAACGGCGAATACAGCGAGTCTTCGTAAAGGACGCCACAGTGAAACATGCTCTCGCggggcagctgtggggatgAGATTCAGGTGGAGATACATCACTCATACACCCGACTAACAACTACAGCAAACACGGGAAGAAAACATACCCATACTGGGTAAAAACACCCTTTTCAAACAGATACTTGAGAATATTTCAAGATCAGCCTTTTTACCAGAAACCATTCTTGATGAAGGTAGTGCAAAACACCCTTGTGAAATGACCACATCTCCCTTCCTGCTAGCCATGTCCAAAGGGAGTAAAGGATTGACTGCGGGATTTTGCATGGTGTAATTCAGAAAGGCAAACTCACTGCCTGTAGGCTCTTAATTTCATAACCAGGCTGTTCACATCACTCCATAGACACAGCTTCCAGTAACTGCATTTTTCTACGTAAGGCATATAAGCTTGGGGCAAGCAGAGTATCATTTCTAAAGGTGCTTGTGGCTTTTATATAGCAAATGCACCAAAACAAAGCGGCTTTGCCTCACTGCAaaacaggagctgctgctcaccAGGGCTCCAGAAGCACAAGCTAGAGGTAAGAGAGCTAACAGAGAGTGATGAAGTCTGAGCATGAAGATCACAGGGACAAACTGCAGCCACTGGAGACTGAGACATAAAGGCCCCATTGCCCTGGTCCCCAACACATCTCTGACCATGTTGAACAGGCTTTGCTGTGTAGTTGGATATAAGCTGCCATTTGATATTGCAAGCAGACAGTAGGGGTGACAACGGGTGGCCCCAAATGGGCCAGCAGGCATTTCCCAGCGCCGTTCAGCATGCGTCGAGGGTAGGTTATTGACAGGGTGATGGACTAAACACTGTCCATAACCTGGTTAATAACCTTCCTTCAATGCCAGGGCTGCCTTCTCACAAGGAAGCATCTACACCAAAAGCCCAGCAACAGGGTCCCATCACACTAACGCAGCAGTGTGTGGGAGGGTTGAGCAGCCCTACAGTTGTCACAGGGTTTCCAGATCAGGAATAAATAAGCACGGATAATAGAGCACTGACGTATCTTCAAACAAagattgaaaattaatttgacaGCAAGAAAACTTATGGAGCAAGGGAGCGTATAAAAAGACTATACTGCTGAGTGGATAAGTGCTGGCTGCAGAGACGAAGGCAGCCAGCAGTCCTGGGAGAACTCATTCACTAatagctgctctgcagcagaacaAGGGCTTCAGTGCAAATCGATGCTCTAGGGTTTCTTGGCTAAACACTCAGCAAGACACAGAGCTCAGCAGTTTCCTCCttaaaaagcagctctgccctgtcTCATTCCCTATGCTCTGACCCACTAAAACGCTGCCAGCCCAGTGCCTCAGCTAGGCCAGGCTTTGAAAGACTACATGGAAGAATTTAATGGAGGTTGAAGGCTCAACTTCCATACCATCTCCCACTTACTTTTCACTTCTCCACTTGCTTTATTAATAGCAGCACCTATTTTTGTTACAACTACAGAGTTTTGCTGTGCTAGGGCCTAAAATAACCTACTGTAAAAAGCTGTTCCCTTGCCTGTATCTCCCTGCTCTCTCCAGGGCTTGCTCTGCCCTCACAAGCCACACTTTCAGACTGCCTTACCTCTGACAGCAGTAACATTGGGTTTAAAAGATAGAACTGGCAGGGTATTTTTAcggagtttaaaaaaaaaaaaaaaaggcaaaacaaagccaCAAGGGAGGGGAACAGGAGGGTTTCTGGAAGGCCCTTCCTGGGAGTCGGGATGGAGGTGAGCCTGAGCCTACCACTTAAGACATGCCTCGCCTGCAGTGCCCAGAGGACTGGCTCCTGAGTTACCGCAGTGCAAAGCAATAACAGCACCACCTCTTTCAAAGGATGAAAGAGTTTGGCTGCTCTGGCTGAAGAGTCAGCAGTCCTTCCCCACTCACCCCTACCTGGGTGATGAAGAAGTATCTGTACACATACATCGATGCAAAGACCAAGCCCAGGAGCAGTACGAGGAGACCCATGGTCAGATAGCACACCCCGCTGAGCGATGACCTCCGGCCCTGCACCGTGGGAGCCGGCTCCTCCTGCAAGATGAAAACGAGAGCATCAGTCATCTGCTGCTGGAAAGGATCACAAAAGCAACCACATTTTATGCAAAGGCCATGCACAAGTTTGTGGTGTGCGACTGAAGAAGGCAGGCACCATCCTGCAAAGCGACTTCACATTTGGCAGCATTCTGGCAAGAGTAAAACCCTTCTTGTGCAttttcctctcccacctcccaaatatatgtatttttatatatatatgtgtgtgaacatacacatatatatgtatactcTGCTTGCCACCAACTGCTCAGAACAAAGTCAAGCTTTGTTTCAGTGGGCAATAAGGATcgactgaaaaaaaggaaatcaggaACTAACAGTTCCTGGCTACTGAATGTAACAGCATTTATGTATTAATACTCAAAATTTTTTGTTGAAATGCTGCCgcttttgcagcatttttcaggGGAAATTTTTGAGCTGGAAATTACTGGTCTCAGAGAGGTAACTCCTGGCCATGCTGGGGTGAGTCTACCCAAACAGCTATGTTTATCTCAACTTGATTTTCAAGCAGATTCCTGCATACCTTCCAGGAATATGGTCAGagcatcaaaagaaaacatatctgCCTTTTTTAGAGTGCTGCCCAATCTATATAGACAGGAGCCAACTCACCTCATTACAGCCCTTGAAAAGGAGGGCAGTGCAAAGGCAGGGTTACCTCCTGGGTACCACTCATCCCAGCCTACGATGCTCTTGTTTTTACTACCAAAATAACCCTCCGAAATGTTAAGCAGGAAGATGTAAGGCCTTTCAGAAGCAGATGATGCCCCAGTTTCCacacagaagagctgaaagcTGCCCTCAGCTGAGCAGACAGGCAAGCGAGAGACGCACCAGGGAGGGCTCCTGCAGATTAACTCCCTCTCCACGGTATGTGATCTGACATGTTTGATTAGAAAGACACTCTCTTCACAGCTAGCCAGAGACCCATACAAGCTGGAGGAACAGATTTAACAGGTCTTTCCTGCCCTTGAGGCAAGGGcaccccagcatccctggggcacCTGTGGGTAGCCTGCCAGGTGGGgatcccccccacctccccggcACCTGAGCTCCATCGAGGTGCAGAACAGGGGCAGAGCCAGGATCCTGCAACCCCTCTGCTACTCACTCTACTCCTAGCCAAGGCGGACTGCTCCAGCTATcgactttttcttttctaaccACATTCAGACTGATAACTACAAAGACCAAATTGCTTTGGGAGAGCTACAATCCAGCACACCTCCAGGAGAAATTAATCtacatttatttctccttcatcCCAGCTGCTGAAAAGATCTGCAGCACCTCTATTCACCACCAGCTCCGTACACTGAAGGATCAGTGTTTAATCAGTTTGTAACTGCTCCTGCAGCAAATAAAGGGAtgagcaaactgaaaaataccacATTTTAAGTTCACTTCCaatctttcccttctcctcgTTCTACAGATGAGGGGCAGCAACTGTGACAAGccacaaggaaaagaaaaaaaaaaaaaaaatcacattactAGAGGAATTTTAAAGGCTCTCTGACATGAACTGCTAGGACAGGAAAGTCACGCTTTATGTCAAGTGTTTCACAAAAACAGATTTCCCCAGATATCTGTCATCAGAGAAGCAGTGCAGAGAGTGGAGGTGAAGAGGAATGAAAACCTCTCCTGCTACTGACACTGAAGCACGGCTGAGAAAATGTTTAACGCTCCGATAGTGAATTACATACGAAAGGTGCCAGGTTCCCGTGATGGATAATGCACTGCCCACTTCCTCGGTGAGCTGCAAGTGCTAACACCACGGAGAGCTTGTGGAGAAGGTTCAGAAGGACACAGCagctcaaagagaaaaaaaaattactcccactaaaaagaaaaaatgtgtttgaagaATGGTAGGGAGGGGCAAATAAGCCCTCGCTGGTTTGCTATTTGCTAGAGCAAGTCTGTGCTCTTTGCACAGCCGAAGACACAGGCAGACATCCCACCCCTCACCGCCAAAGGAGGCGAGTTTGGCTCCCTACAAAGCATTCCTGGCTTCAGGAAAAATGCCTGAGTTTTGCATTTTGGGAGAAGGTGGGGgaagcaaagcagagctttgCCCTGAGAGAAGTTACGGAAcaccaggaaaaatgaaaaagcccCTCAAATTCTGAGGGAGGAAATTAAAACTCAACAGCAACCATTCCGATGGAGAGGAGATTAAGGCAGCGAGGTTAAAACTGCTGCCAGGCAGGCCAAGGGGAACAATTAACCACAGTCCtgcaaaatactgcagaaaaatcaCCTGTGCAAACTCTCACTGAAACAtccatctccttccccagtCCCACTGATTAAAAGGCCACCAGCCTTTGTCATGATGAattaattacaatttaaaagcaactaCACACCAGTTGGCACCCGAGCTTTGGGCTGGAGGCGTTCTCAGTGCTGACAGCCTGCGGACTGAGCATTGCACAACCTGCTTTAACAGCATTTCACCCAAGATAACAAATCTTCACCAGGTTGGAAAAATCCAGGCAGCTTCTTCCACAGGCTGCTGCCCCACTCATGCTGCAACGTACCTCCTTCCCCACAGGACCGCCACTCCCTGCAGTAGAAATGTGGGtatttaaaaaaggggaaagccATCACAGCTGATTTCCATCTGTTCTTGCAGTAGGAATGCCTGGCTCCCCAGCAAGGGAGCAGTTTTCCCCTAAGCTAACCTTATGACAAAGAGAACCAGGCAGtcccagcagccagctgcaggacaGCCATCCCTGCCAGAAAGACCCCCAGGACAAACCAGCAAATGAAACCATGCACTGAGCTCATGCCGCACAGCAGACTTTGCAGATCTGGCAGCATTCCTGACCTCCATGAATTTCAGTGGTGGGGAAAAGAATTAGACTCGGCAGTGGGGTTCTCCTGAAGAGCAGATCACGCCTTCGAGATGTGCATTTCCACCGaggacaaaaatcaaaatattaatacGCGAAAGTGCTGTACATTCACCAGATGTTTAACAATACTCCATAAGAATTCATTAACCAGACACTCTTCTTGCAACAAGCCATCCTACTAATTTTCTGCCTCAAACaactatggggttttttggccAAGAGATATGGGAAACGTTGGGGTCAAAATCATCCCTGGGCAGAGGCAGGTACTTTAGTTCAGCAAAtgggcttttccttttcttttttcattgttttaaacaCCATATTCCAACAGATGGGCATATTTTACACAAAAATCAACATAAggcccttcctcccctctctggGCTGCACAGAGGACAAACAATCATTTGCTTCTCCATGAATGAACAGATGGAAAAGCGACAGCAGCGGAAGAAGAGCACAATGTCCATGGTCAAGGCACTATGGATGTGCATGCAAGGAGGATGCACAGACAGATCCACAGCTCCGCAGGGTATCCCACTGCAATTTCAGGGCAGGAAAACCCTGCCACTCCATGCAATGATCCTTTCTTTGCTCTATATTTCTTGGCACTGCCACGTGCTTCAGCgccagtgcaggcagcagaggccACCACTTTGCTGACCCTACAGAAAGGGCCAGTCTGACTCCCTTTCCAGTGGGAAAACTGGAAGAGGCCGCGGGCAGAGCTCCTTCCCCTGCGCAACCTGAGGGGAAGGCACAGCTCGCTCTTCCTCCACATGGGCAATGGGGGAAAGCATCCATCTCTCAAGTAGAGCGCCTGCGCATCTTGGGTTTTCTGCCAGGCATTGTCCTGCTAATACTTCACCCCACAGGGCGAGAAACAGAGGCAGCTCCAGCACGCGAGCTTGAATAACCAGACATGCTGACCCGGCTCCAGTTTGCAGGTGCAATTGCTTCACAGATGCTCGACCCAGCGCCTGGCAGCAGATAGGATATTGGaatataaaaagtaattattttccttggaTAAAACAGGCTCTTCATTATGCTTCAGTGCCCTGCCTGCTCGCAGGGCCAGTGCAGgaacagcagaggcagcagatgCCCAGATGGGAGAGGATGAAGTTATGATATAGACCATTTGGTAGAGGAAGCTTGAAATTAGTCGGGGGGGCAGTGGCAGAAATCCTAATTCagggtttggggattttcttcagaatttcagGTTTCACTGAGGACACGATGAAAATGGCTGGTGTCCTGTTATCCCTATTTGTTACCGAATGGCTAAGGAGCTCCTCTCCTACAAGGGGGTGTGGGACAGAAGCCTGGCTGTGCTTTACAGGTGCGATGTCCGGTCCACAACATGGAAATCAAGTCGAAAAGCCAGAGGAAGACAGAGCAGGGAAACCATTAACACGTGCCAGAGACTGCCCAGAGTACCTACAGCTGAGCAAAAGCCCCCAGGCTTCATGGTGCTGCAGACATGGGGTCAAGAGGAGTTTGCAGCCCAAAGCTCAGCTCCCTAGCCTCAGgtcagcagctccagccctgcaaaGCCAGGGAAGATGAGAGCCTGCAAGCATTCGCTCCCAGCTGGAAACTTCACTCCCTGGTGCCGGTGACTGGGCTTCCCAGCCTGCAAAGCAGGACTGATGCCCATGCGAGAGATTTTCTTACAGCAAGAACCGTTCAGATTCCCAGCGGGACTGCCGTGCCCTGGTGTCCTCTGTCTTTTAGAAAAActtagccttttaaaaaaatgcacaagtCCTTGGAGGTCCTGAGCCTTTGGACACAAAACACTAGCACAAGCTGCCAGCAAGACCCATACCCACTGAGGTGTTGCCTTTGATACTTCTCATGAATACAGCACAGGCTTATGAAAAATAGGTATTTGATTCTATCACTCCATCACCAACGTCTTGCTGAAGATGACAGAGGTGAGGAAATTAAAGCTGTCATGTCATGCCTTGCTCCCTCCTGAATCACACACCGCCTTGGCAGAGGTGGGCTCAGCTCACgcccttttcctgcttcttcagCTTTGGTAACAGCTCTGTGTTTTCCACAAACCgtttttcctgcatttctgaaaCACGCAGGtttgaaatctttcattttaggTGTAGCAGGGCCTGACAAACAGGGGACATAGCTCAGCAAGTGTCTAAGTATACACCCCCAACAGGCAAAGAAGCTTGGGGTGACTAAAAATAGTAGATGCGATTTTGACGACTGACAAGTGAGGAGAGAAATGCGATGCAGTGTAAATACTCAAAGGGATGCAGTTTGGAGAGGAGTGCTGtctgaaaggcagcaaaatacGTCACCCCTCTCTGGGAGGTTGCTCGTTTCAAGGGAGCAGCAGCCCGAGTTCTTGACATAGAAGATGTACTGATGTAACTACAGCCACTGCCACAGGCAGTCGTGGCTTCCTCAAAGGAAGAGGGCTCGAAACCTGAGAAACCCACATCAGAAAATCTAACTGATCTCACCATTTACTCATTTCTGGTAACCAAAGACCAATATGGactatgggaaaagaaaaaaatcagttcaaggtctctgcctccagcagaTCAAGTCCCATATTCACAGTCAAAATCAGTTACTGCTTTACAAAATGTAAGGACCTGTGACAGCAACACCTCTATTGACTTCAGAtggaaaaaccccacagctgaCTGCTGGCAAATTGTAGTGCTACCGCAGTGGGTGTAGGTTGATACAGACTGACCTCCCCTCTGATGCGCCGGGCTTGGATATGAGTGTCACCTCTCAAGATAGTGACCCCCACGTCCACACAGATGCAGCCTACTCTTCCTGCACATGAAGCAAAGCTCTCTTGTCCATCCACCCCACAGACAGACTACATGCAGGTGCTGGGCACTGCCGGCGCTTAGGGCCGCTGCTCTGTATGATAAAAAGCACCGGAGAATTTGTGGGATAAATTGTAGGGCACGGAGATCCAGACCTGCCTCCCAGAGACAACTACTCCTGTATTTAGGCATTCAGACCCAGGGAAGCTTGGTGGTGAATAGCCCCCAGGGATGGCCAGAGCGAGCAGGGGTGGCCAGGCAGGCTTTGGGACTAGAGTGATTGTTAATCCAGAGctctggagaaaggaaagtgaGAGACtacacacaaaaggaaaaaagacagatgaAGACAGACAAGAAGGGGGAGActaacagagagagagaaaccatCACAGCAAAGGCAGTTCATCCTTGCATCCACCGAAGCATCTCCCACACTCCAAAAAACGCTCCTCTGCCagatgaacaaaaaaattagtCCTGTCCTCAAGACCAGTTATGcttggagagaggagagggagtgaAACGAGGAGAAACACCAGGTGACACCAAGCGGAGAACGGTGCCTGGGCCATCGCCCTGGCAGAGTCACAGGGGTCAGCACTCAGCACTAGCAATGAGAGGCCCCCGAACAAGCCCGTCACCTGGAAGGAGAGTCCTTCCAGGCTGAAGAGCATTAggtcagaagagaaaataatgtgtatgtgcatggatatataaatatatatatatttatatttacaccCACATATACATATAGCGCAGTTTCCAAGGCAACTGAACTCCCTGTGCACAGCACTTGAGCAGCGCTTGTGCAGGGCATGCAGCAGCATTTCCACGGAGAACACAACTGATGGCTTTTGTACTCAAAGATGCCtggaagccaaaaaaaaaacaacaccaaaacccaaaaagggCTGTAATTAAGAGACTATCACAGCCAGAGGCAAAAAGGTTGCAATAAATGAATCTAATCACATCTttaaacaccaccaccacaagtGACTAGCAACAAAGCCACCTGCCTCAGGAGTCACTTCGCAGTGCTGGAAATTAGAATATCAAAAACAACGGGCTAATTAAAAACCCCAGCTTTGTTGCTATACGACAAAGACAGCAGGATGTTAAAAATGCAGCCTAGCATGTGGGAGCTCCTAAGCGCTCAGtgatgatatttttcttctcccttgtcAGTAAGAGAGATATAAAaccccctcctttctcctttttccatccCTTTCTGGAACTAAGGGGCtgtttctcctccctctttgcACAGCGATGAGAATTCATTTCcatgtatattttttattttattttttggcagaGGCACAACAACTTCCAGCTGGAGTTTTTCCAGCCTCTCTCCTC contains the following coding sequences:
- the ITM2C gene encoding integral membrane protein 2C isoform X4; protein product: MGLLVLLLGLVFASMYVYRYFFITQLPRESMFHCGVLYEDSLYSPFKGQLELHEDVKIYIEENYEQINVPVPQFGGSDPADIIHDFQRGLTAYHDITLDKCYVIELNTTIVMPPRNLWELLVNVKKGTYLPQTYIIQEEMIATEHVSDMEQLGSFIYRLCSGKETYRLKRRSVRRRISRREAGNCHRIRHFENTFVVETVICKKS
- the ITM2C gene encoding integral membrane protein 2C isoform X5 → METTGLILYLWLQEEPAPTVQGRRSSLSGVCYLTMGLLVLLLGLVFASMYVYRYFFITQLPRESMFHCGVLYEDSLYSPFKGQLELHEDVKIYIEENYEQINVPVPQFGGSDPADIIHDFQRGLTAYHDITLDKCYVIELNTTIVMPPRNLWELLVNVKKGTYLPQTYIIQEEMIATEHVSDMEQLGSFIYRLCSGKETYRLKRRSVRRRISRREAGNCHRIRHFENTFVVETVICKKS
- the ITM2C gene encoding integral membrane protein 2C isoform X3 — translated: MVKIGVQQPPAALKPEKQKAKAAAGGDGAAGAVLLPPGAEEPAPTVQGRRSSLSGVCYLTMGLLVLLLGLVFASMYVYRYFFITQLPRESMFHCGVLYEDSLYSPFKGQLELHEDVKIYIEENYEQINVPVPQFGGSDPADIIHDFQRGLTAYHDITLDKCYVIELNTTIVMPPRNLWELLVNVKKGTYLPQTYIIQEEMIATEHVSDMEQLGSFIYRLCSGKETYRLKRRSVRRRISRREAGNCHRIRHFENTFVVETVICKKS